The stretch of DNA CCATGGAGCGTGCTTTACAGGCGCAACATGTTCCACACAATCAGTATGTCGAGTTTGCCGCTTACCAGCTAGCGGGAGAGGCCCAGCCCTTGTGGCAAGCTGAGTGTCACTTGCTACAGCAACAGAACGCTGATGTTCTGTGGGATGTGTTCCGAACGGCCTTTTACAAGAAGTACTTCCCTGAGTCCGCAAGGAAAGCGAAGGAGATGGAGCTAATGCGGCTGAAGCAAGGTTCCATGTCTGTGGCTAAGTACACCAATAAGTTCAAAGAGCTTTgtaggttttctagggtgtgTCAGGGTGACCCGGAGACTTTCGAGAGTTGGAGATGTATTAAGTACCAGAGGGGTTTAAAGGATAACATTATGACTGTTGTGGCTCCTTTGGAGATCCGTGTCTTCTCTGACTTGGTGAACAAGGCTAGAGTAGTGGAAGAGTATGCCAAGACCGTGGTGGCATCCAAGGACACTCATGGAGGAAGCTCTAGTCGGGGGCGTGGCAAGTATTTTCATCCGAGAGGACAAAGCTTCAAGAGAGGAGAATATGCGCCTCAAGGCCAAGGGGGCTTCAGAAAGAACAATCAGAACCAATTTTAGTATGCTAATAGGAGAGGAAATTAGCGTCAGAGTTCTCCAGATTTAGTTTGTGATCGTTGTGGATGTTTTCACCCTTATGACTCATGCAAGATTGGTTTAGGTGGTTGCTTCAATTGTAGGTTGCTTGGCCACATTGCAAGGGATTGCACTCGTGGAAGGAATCAGAATGCGGGCCAGAGTCAGCATCAAGGTCGACTCTTTGCTGTGAATGCCAAGGATGCTTCCAAGGCGGATCCGTTGATGAGAGGTATATGTCTAATTGGTAATAAACCCTTAATTGCATTATATGATACTAGAGCTTCGCATTCGTTTATTTTGTTTGCTAAAGTTGAGCAATTAGGCTAGAAAGTATCAGAGTTACCTTTTGATCTACTTGTACATACTCCGCATTAAACAGTTATGACTAGGTTATGTTTGTAGACAAGTAGGTTTCAAGCTTGAGGGTAGAGACTTTGTACACGATTTGATCTGTTTACCAATGGTGGGGCTAGAAATGATTTTGGGATTTGATTGGTTGTCAAAGAATCGGGTTTTGTTGGAAGGAGAGAATGGAGCAGTGGTAGCTACAGGATATTACCTGAACTCTGTAAGGGTGCATTGTAGTGGAGAGAAGTGTCAGGGTTATATTCTGTTGGCTGCTAATGCGTTGAGCGATGCCCAGGACTTAGATTAGATTCCGGTGGTTAGAGATTTTCTAGAAGTATTCCCGAAAGATATCCCTGAGTTCCCACCTCAAAGGGAAATTGAATTTGCAATTGAATTGGTGTCGGGAGCCGGACCAGTGTCGATTGCGCCATATAGAATGGATCTGATAGAGCTGGCAGAATTAAAGACTCAGTTGGAAGAACTTCTGAACAAGAGGTTCATTCGACTGAATGTATCACCGTGGGGAGCGCCAGTTTTattggtaaagaagaaagatggaggAATGCGTTTGTGTGTGGATTACCGACAGTTGAACAAAGTGACTGTGAAAAACAAGTACCCGCTGCCAAGAATAGATGACTTGATGGATTAATTGCAAGGAGCTGGAGTGTTTTCCAAAATTGATTTGAGATCCGGTTACCATCAGATAAGGGTGAAGGAGGATGATATCCCTAAGACTACATTTAGGACACGCTATGGACACTACGAGTTTGCGGTAATATCCTTTGGGTTAACGAATGCACCTGctattttcatggattacatTAATAGAGTCTTTTGTCCCTTTTTGGACAAATTCGTAGTGGTTTTCATAGATGACATCTTGGTTTACTCTAAGACGGCAAAGGAGCATGAGGAACACTTGAGGTTGTGCTGCAAATCTTAAAGGAACGGAAGTTGTATGCTAAATTGTCAAAGTGCGAGTTCTGGAAGGAGGAAGTAAAGTTCTTAGGCCACGTGGTGAGTAAAGGAGGAATAGCTGTAAATCCTTCTAAGGTAGAAGCGGTGATGGAATGGGAAAGACTGACGACGGTGATGGAAGTGAGAAGCTTCTTGGGTTTAGCCGGATATTACCAGAGGTTTATCCAAGGATTCTCCCGGATTGCGCTACCGATGAAGAAGTTAACAAGGAAAGAAGTGCCATTTGTGTAGACGTCGGAGTGTGAAGAGAGTTTTCAGACCTTGAAGCAGAAGTTAACTTTAGCACCTGTTTTAATCCTACCGGAACTGCATGAACCGTTTGAAGTATATTGTGATGCTTCTTTGAAGGGTTTGGGTTGCGTGTTGATGCAACACCAGAACGTGGTGGCTTACACATCGCGTCAACTAAGACCGCATGAGGTGAATTACCCAACTCATGACTTGGAATTAGTGGCAATTGTGTTTGCATTGAAGATTTGGAGACACCACTTGTACGGAGTAAAAT from Arachis duranensis cultivar V14167 chromosome 4, aradu.V14167.gnm2.J7QH, whole genome shotgun sequence encodes:
- the LOC110280438 gene encoding uncharacterized protein LOC110280438, giving the protein MVAMVNLANTMEANAATTLQVMQRLGQPIGNGNGNGNGKGNANDNAEGNSDNMGGVPMTLVTFLKVHPPTFRGSINPTETDHWFQAMERALQAQHVPHNQYVEFAAYQLAGEAQPLWQAECHLLQQQNADVLWDVFRTAFYKKYFPESARKAKEMELMRLKQGSMSVAKYTNKFKELCRFSRVCQGDPETFESWRCIKYQRGLKDNIMTVVAPLEIRVFSDLVNKARVVEEYAKTVVASKDTHGGSSSRGRGKLLGHIARDCTRGRNQNAGQSQHQGRLFAVNAKDASKADPLMRGYVCRQVGFKLEGRDFVHDLICLPMVGLEMILGFDWLSKNRVLLEGENGAVVATGYYLNSIPVVRDFLEVFPKDIPEFPPQREIEFAIELVSGAGPVSIAPYRMDLIELAELKTQLEELLNKRFIRLNVSPWGAPVLLVKKKDGGMRLCVDYRQLNKIRVKEDDIPKTTFRTRYGHYEFAERKLYAKLSKCEFWKEEVKFLGHVVSKGGIAVNPSKVEAVMEWERLTTVMETSECEESFQTLKQKLTLAPVLILPELHEPFEVYCDASLKGLGCVLMQHQNVVAYTSRQLRPHEANVVADALSRKSLTIAWMRIKEEEIVDKFVDLKLDISEVAGRACLNQLQISSTLKSEIQKAQQDEQKLQQLFQPVGDKRCEEFTKDDEGLWRYKGRICIPDVGSEERNSGMI